Proteins encoded by one window of Chryseobacterium aquaeductus:
- a CDS encoding phosphoribosylanthranilate isomerase — MFNSKVQEAKTQPQLKVCGLTQLNQIREFVTLEVDFLGFIFYENSPRYVLNHLSLDEISKINHSGKVGVFVNENLDKIIEMAEKADLNFIQLHGDENEEFISELKKYLKSEIDIIKVIRVGNQSSNELQKKINRQLSTVNYILFDTDSKAFGGTGETFNWNLLNEIEIPFPYFLSGGISLENIKNIEFLNQKPFAIDINSKFEIEPGNKDVEKIKKLQINEKPPL, encoded by the coding sequence ATGTTTAATAGCAAAGTGCAAGAAGCCAAAACCCAACCACAACTCAAAGTTTGTGGGTTAACTCAGCTCAATCAGATTCGTGAATTTGTGACATTAGAAGTTGATTTTCTTGGCTTTATATTCTATGAAAATTCACCAAGATATGTTCTGAATCACTTAAGTTTAGACGAAATCTCAAAAATAAATCACTCGGGAAAAGTAGGAGTTTTTGTAAATGAAAATTTAGATAAAATAATTGAGATGGCTGAGAAGGCAGATTTAAATTTTATACAACTTCATGGTGATGAAAATGAAGAATTTATTTCTGAATTAAAAAAATATTTAAAATCTGAAATTGATATTATTAAAGTTATTAGAGTAGGAAATCAATCTTCCAACGAATTGCAAAAAAAAATCAACAGACAACTATCAACCGTTAACTACATCCTTTTCGACACAGATTCAAAAGCTTTTGGCGGAACAGGAGAAACATTTAACTGGAACCTTTTAAACGAAATTGAAATTCCATTTCCATACTTTTTAAGCGGCGGAATTTCTTTAGAAAATATCAAAAACATTGAATTCTTAAATCAAAAACCTTTCGCAATAGACATCAATTCAAAATTTGAAATCGAACCAGGAAATAAAGATGTTGAGAAAATAAAAAAATTACAAATCAATGAAAAACCACCATTATAA
- a CDS encoding OsmC family protein: MKNHHYKSKIDWTGNTGESTKNYRSYERSYTISVDGKAEISGSSDPAFLGNPKFHNPEDLLLASVSSCHLLWYLHFCSVNKILVLEYVDFAEGTMLEEENGSGRFTEIVLKPKIIVAEKNMIEKAIELHQISNEYCFIANSLNFEVKHQPEITFKNDQIKL; encoded by the coding sequence ATGAAAAACCACCATTATAAATCTAAAATTGATTGGACCGGAAACACTGGAGAATCAACAAAAAACTATCGCTCCTATGAAAGAAGTTATACTATTTCCGTTGATGGTAAGGCAGAAATAAGCGGTTCTTCTGATCCTGCATTTTTAGGAAATCCAAAGTTTCATAATCCTGAAGATTTATTGTTGGCTTCAGTTTCATCTTGCCATCTCTTATGGTATCTGCATTTTTGTTCGGTTAATAAAATTTTGGTTTTGGAGTATGTAGATTTCGCAGAAGGAACAATGCTTGAGGAGGAAAACGGTAGCGGAAGATTTACAGAAATAGTTCTTAAACCTAAAATTATAGTCGCAGAAAAAAATATGATTGAAAAAGCAATCGAGCTACATCAAATATCAAATGAATATTGTTTCATTGCCAACTCACTGAATTTTGAAGTGAAACATCAACCTGAAATTACTTTTAAAAATGATCAAATCAAACTATAA
- the trpB gene encoding tryptophan synthase subunit beta: MIKSNYKNPDQNGYYGEFGGAFIPEMLYPNVEELQNNYLKIIESEEFQNEYQDLLKNYVGRATPLYFAKNLSKKYKTKIYLKREDLNHTGAHKINNALGQVLLAKRLGKQRIIAETGAGQHGVATATACALLGLECIVYMGEVDIARQAPNVGRMKMLGAKVIPATSGSKTLKDAVNEALRDWINNSTTTHYVIGSVVGPHPFPDLVARFQSVISKEIKEQLHEQIGRENPDYVIACVGGGSNAAGTFYHFVDEENVKIIAAEAGGFGVKSGKSAATTFLGTLGVLHGSKSLVMQTKDGQVIEPHSISAGLDYPGIGPFHANLFNEKRAEFFSINDDEALQSAFELTKLEGIIPALESAHALAVLDKKKFNENDVVVICLSGRGDKDMETYLKNL, from the coding sequence ATGATCAAATCAAACTATAAAAACCCAGACCAAAACGGTTATTACGGCGAATTCGGCGGTGCATTTATCCCCGAAATGTTGTATCCGAATGTGGAAGAATTACAAAACAATTATCTTAAAATCATAGAATCTGAAGAATTTCAAAATGAGTATCAGGATTTGCTGAAAAATTATGTTGGTCGTGCTACTCCGCTCTATTTTGCAAAAAATTTAAGTAAAAAATATAAAACAAAGATTTATCTGAAAAGAGAAGATCTCAATCACACCGGAGCTCATAAAATCAACAATGCTTTAGGACAGGTTTTATTGGCAAAACGTCTTGGAAAACAAAGAATTATCGCTGAAACAGGAGCTGGACAACATGGAGTCGCAACCGCCACAGCTTGTGCGTTATTGGGTTTAGAATGCATCGTTTACATGGGAGAAGTTGATATTGCAAGACAAGCTCCAAATGTTGGAAGAATGAAAATGTTGGGAGCAAAAGTTATTCCGGCAACTTCAGGTTCAAAAACCTTAAAAGATGCAGTAAATGAAGCGTTACGAGATTGGATTAATAACTCAACCACAACACATTACGTCATTGGAAGCGTTGTTGGCCCACATCCTTTTCCTGATTTAGTGGCGAGATTTCAGTCTGTGATTTCAAAAGAAATTAAAGAACAACTTCATGAACAAATTGGAAGGGAAAATCCTGACTATGTGATTGCCTGTGTTGGCGGTGGAAGCAATGCAGCAGGAACTTTCTATCATTTTGTAGATGAAGAAAACGTAAAAATCATCGCCGCAGAAGCAGGAGGTTTTGGAGTAAAATCAGGAAAATCTGCTGCGACTACTTTTCTGGGAACTTTGGGAGTTCTGCATGGCAGCAAAAGTTTGGTGATGCAGACAAAAGACGGACAGGTTATTGAACCCCACTCCATTTCCGCAGGTTTGGATTATCCGGGAATCGGACCTTTTCATGCAAACTTGTTTAATGAAAAAAGAGCGGAATTTTTCAGCATTAATGATGATGAAGCACTGCAATCTGCTTTTGAACTCACGAAACTGGAAGGAATTATTCCCGCCTTGGAAAGTGCTCACGCTTTGGCAGTTTTAGATAAAAAAAAATTTAACGAAAATGATGTTGTTGTCATTTGCTTAAGTGGTCGTGGCGATAAGGATATGGAAACGTATTTGAAAAATCTGTAA
- the trpA gene encoding tryptophan synthase subunit alpha, with product MKKLNIYFTAGIPQLEDTADIIKLIQNAGADMMEIGMPYSDPVADGPVIQKAHELALENGMTIEKLFSQLKSIKNEIKIPVILMGYINPVLSFGFEKFCIECSESVVSGLIIPDLPAIEFEKNYQQILEKYNLNFTFLITPETSDERILYLDSLSSGFLYAVSSSSTTGNENAVLKNEDYLSRIASLQLKNPVMIGFGIKSKEDFENVTEKADGGIIGTAFVNILLNDKDWKINAIDFIQSIKA from the coding sequence ATGAAGAAACTTAATATATACTTCACTGCAGGAATTCCGCAATTGGAAGATACTGCAGACATTATAAAACTCATTCAGAATGCCGGAGCCGATATGATGGAAATCGGAATGCCGTATTCTGATCCTGTTGCTGACGGACCCGTCATTCAAAAAGCGCATGAACTGGCTTTGGAAAACGGAATGACCATTGAAAAACTTTTCTCTCAATTAAAATCCATTAAAAACGAAATAAAAATCCCCGTTATCTTGATGGGATACATCAATCCTGTCTTAAGTTTCGGGTTTGAAAAATTTTGTATAGAATGTTCTGAAAGTGTCGTTTCAGGATTGATTATTCCTGATCTTCCGGCAATTGAATTTGAAAAAAATTATCAACAAATTTTAGAAAAGTACAATTTGAATTTCACTTTTCTGATTACCCCCGAAACGTCAGACGAAAGAATTTTGTATTTGGATTCTTTAAGTTCAGGATTTTTGTATGCGGTAAGTTCATCTTCCACAACAGGAAATGAAAATGCAGTTTTAAAAAACGAAGATTACCTTTCAAGAATTGCCTCTCTTCAACTTAAAAATCCTGTAATGATTGGTTTTGGAATTAAATCTAAAGAAGATTTTGAAAACGTCACCGAAAAAGCGGACGGCGGAATCATCGGAACTGCCTTCGTCAATATTTTGCTGAATGATAAAGATTGGAAGATAAATGCTATAGATTTTATTCAGTCTATAAAAGCTTAA
- the lipB gene encoding lipoyl(octanoyl) transferase LipB → MNTHQNKVVEFEDLGIKDYQSSWEYQEKLMKEIIDTKIKNRNLSEDEHLKTSNHFLLVEHPHVYTLGKSGHEENMLAGIDKLKEIEATFVKVNRGGDITYHGFGQIVGYPILDLENFFTDIHLYMRNLEEVIIRTMAEFGLKGERSPGETGVWLDVGKPYARKICAMGVKASRWVTLHGFAFNVNTDMRYFEYIVPCGIKDKQVTSLKRELERELTPEEIEDIKAKIRKHFADVFDAELVNNLK, encoded by the coding sequence ATGAATACACATCAAAACAAAGTTGTAGAATTTGAAGATTTGGGCATTAAAGATTATCAGTCTTCCTGGGAATATCAGGAAAAACTGATGAAAGAAATCATCGACACAAAAATCAAAAATCGCAACTTATCTGAGGACGAACATCTTAAAACATCCAATCATTTTCTATTGGTAGAGCATCCTCATGTATATACTTTGGGTAAAAGCGGTCATGAAGAAAATATGTTGGCAGGAATTGATAAACTGAAGGAAATTGAAGCCACTTTTGTAAAAGTAAACCGTGGCGGAGACATTACTTATCATGGTTTTGGGCAAATTGTCGGCTACCCTATTTTAGATCTTGAAAATTTCTTCACCGATATTCATTTATACATGCGAAATCTTGAAGAAGTGATTATCAGAACAATGGCTGAATTTGGCTTAAAAGGTGAACGCTCACCAGGTGAAACCGGAGTTTGGCTGGATGTCGGAAAACCTTACGCCAGAAAAATCTGTGCAATGGGTGTGAAAGCTTCCCGTTGGGTGACTTTGCATGGTTTTGCGTTCAATGTCAACACAGATATGCGTTATTTTGAATACATTGTTCCTTGTGGAATTAAAGATAAACAGGTGACTTCTTTGAAAAGAGAATTGGAAAGAGAACTTACACCAGAAGAAATTGAAGATATTAAAGCGAAGATCAGAAAGCATTTTGCGGATGTTTTTGACGCGGAATTGGTTAATAATCTAAAATAA
- a CDS encoding NAD(P)H-dependent oxidoreductase: MSLIEDLNWRHAVKAYDSTKKVSEEDLNKILEAARLAPTSSGLQPFRLIVVENQELKEKMMSGAFNPEVMRDSSHVLVFAAWDSYSNEKIDKVYNHHTDVRNLPRGRFSSYTDMIKDLYNAQTPEQHFAHTARQTYIALGLAMAQAAELKVDSTPAEGFNNEVVDEILGLKELGLKSVTLLYLGYRDSENDYLDHMKKVRIPMEEFIIRK; the protein is encoded by the coding sequence ATGTCGTTAATAGAAGATTTAAACTGGAGACATGCCGTAAAAGCGTATGACTCAACAAAAAAAGTATCAGAAGAAGATTTAAATAAAATTTTGGAAGCTGCGAGATTAGCTCCGACTTCGTCAGGTTTGCAACCATTCCGTCTAATTGTTGTAGAAAATCAGGAATTGAAGGAGAAAATGATGAGCGGTGCATTTAATCCGGAAGTGATGAGGGATTCTTCTCACGTTTTGGTTTTCGCAGCTTGGGATAGCTATTCTAATGAGAAAATTGATAAAGTTTACAATCATCATACTGATGTAAGAAACTTGCCAAGAGGACGTTTCAGCAGTTATACCGATATGATCAAAGATTTATATAACGCACAAACTCCTGAACAGCATTTTGCACACACTGCAAGACAGACATATATTGCTTTAGGCTTGGCAATGGCTCAGGCTGCAGAACTAAAGGTTGATTCTACTCCCGCAGAAGGATTCAATAATGAAGTAGTTGACGAGATTCTTGGATTGAAAGAATTAGGCTTAAAAAGTGTCACACTATTATATCTTGGATACCGAGATTCTGAAAACGATTACTTAGATCACATGAAAAAAGTGAGAATTCCGATGGAGGAATTTATCATTAGAAAATAG
- a CDS encoding MarR family winged helix-turn-helix transcriptional regulator produces MENHDTPKLGNQLCFPFYVIAKEMTALYRPFLDELGITYSQYLVMMVLWEKDGLTVNQIGEKLYLDSGTLTPLLKRLESKGFIIRKRKKEDERVVEVFLDDAGRNLQQKACEIPRKMQEKLNLSTEDLLELKQTVEKILNKIR; encoded by the coding sequence ATGGAAAATCACGACACCCCGAAATTAGGAAATCAGCTTTGTTTTCCGTTTTATGTCATCGCAAAAGAAATGACCGCACTTTACCGTCCGTTTCTTGATGAATTGGGCATTACCTATTCGCAATATCTTGTGATGATGGTGCTTTGGGAAAAAGATGGATTGACTGTAAATCAAATCGGTGAAAAACTGTACCTCGACAGCGGAACTTTGACACCACTTCTCAAAAGACTTGAATCTAAAGGTTTTATCATCCGAAAAAGAAAGAAAGAAGATGAAAGAGTGGTAGAAGTTTTTCTGGATGACGCAGGAAGAAATTTACAACAAAAAGCTTGTGAAATTCCTCGGAAAATGCAGGAAAAACTGAATCTTTCTACTGAAGATCTTTTAGAGCTGAAACAAACTGTCGAGAAAATTTTAAATAAAATTCGTTAG
- a CDS encoding organic hydroperoxide resistance protein: MKTLYTTSVTAKGGRNGQVKSENGILDLEVRMPKGLGGANDDYTNPEMLFAAGYASCFDSALNLIISKSKIETGETSVAAKVSIGQNEDGGFGLTAELDVNIPGVSLEEAQSLTEKAHQICPYSNATRNNMDVKLSVTNN, from the coding sequence ATGAAAACATTGTACACAACCAGCGTGACCGCCAAAGGAGGAAGAAACGGACAGGTTAAAAGCGAAAACGGAATTTTGGATCTTGAAGTAAGAATGCCAAAAGGATTAGGCGGAGCCAATGACGATTACACCAATCCTGAAATGCTATTTGCAGCAGGATATGCATCTTGTTTTGACAGCGCATTGAATTTGATCATCAGTAAATCTAAAATTGAAACCGGAGAAACTTCGGTTGCTGCAAAAGTAAGCATCGGACAAAATGAAGATGGTGGTTTTGGTCTGACTGCAGAATTAGATGTAAATATTCCAGGAGTTTCTCTGGAAGAAGCTCAGTCGTTGACAGAAAAAGCTCATCAGATTTGTCCGTATTCTAATGCGACAAGAAATAATATGGACGTAAAACTTTCGGTGACGAATAACTAA
- a CDS encoding DUF262 domain-containing protein has product MSTEILKNDIEETDNLGDKNFVDFLNKKQRELLTSTVDYNLESISQLITKKTIDLAPKYQRRFRWDEGRKAKLIESFLMNVPIPPIFLNEDDLGKYSVIDGKQRLSAINEYLSGKLSLTGLEVFKDLNGLTFFDLPLEFQNSLKIRANLRAIIILRQSDKDIKYEVFQRLNTGGVKLNAQEIRNSAFPGKLNDKILELSENRSFHKLLGIKSKTKSKIYQEMKDAELVLRFFALKDHWANYSGGLKKILDAYLDNNQSKTEAESNKFAKEFLETLEKVELIFGTEGSFRRWIPENKKWKQQVSAPLFDAQMFACYKKDKKKIQASKEKILSDFKLLFSNDRDFLQSIESSTGTPNRFLYRTNKLNDIIKENI; this is encoded by the coding sequence ATGAGCACTGAAATATTAAAAAACGACATTGAAGAAACGGATAATCTTGGAGACAAAAATTTTGTGGATTTTTTAAATAAAAAACAAAGAGAGCTTTTAACAAGTACAGTTGACTATAATTTGGAAAGTATTTCTCAATTGATTACTAAGAAGACAATTGATTTGGCTCCAAAATACCAAAGACGTTTTAGATGGGATGAAGGGCGTAAAGCTAAATTGATTGAGTCATTTTTAATGAATGTACCAATTCCACCAATATTTTTAAATGAAGATGACTTAGGTAAATATTCTGTTATAGATGGTAAACAAAGACTTTCAGCGATAAATGAATATTTATCAGGCAAACTTTCATTAACGGGATTGGAGGTTTTTAAAGATTTAAATGGATTAACTTTTTTTGATCTTCCGTTAGAATTTCAAAACTCCTTAAAAATTAGAGCAAATCTTAGAGCAATTATTATTTTAAGACAATCTGATAAAGATATAAAATATGAAGTGTTTCAACGTTTAAACACTGGTGGGGTTAAACTTAATGCTCAAGAAATTCGAAATAGTGCATTTCCAGGAAAACTTAATGATAAAATTTTAGAACTTTCAGAGAATAGATCTTTCCATAAACTATTAGGAATAAAATCTAAAACAAAATCTAAAATTTATCAAGAGATGAAAGATGCGGAATTAGTATTAAGATTTTTTGCATTGAAGGATCACTGGGCAAATTATTCGGGAGGACTTAAAAAAATTCTTGACGCATATTTAGATAATAATCAATCAAAAACAGAAGCTGAATCAAATAAATTTGCAAAAGAATTTCTTGAAACACTTGAAAAAGTTGAACTAATTTTTGGTACAGAAGGCTCATTTAGAAGATGGATTCCTGAAAATAAAAAGTGGAAGCAACAAGTATCTGCACCTCTTTTTGACGCTCAAATGTTTGCCTGCTATAAGAAAGATAAAAAGAAAATACAAGCTTCTAAAGAAAAAATACTTTCCGACTTTAAATTACTATTTTCTAATGATAGAGATTTTCTACAATCAATAGAATCTTCCACTGGCACTCCTAACCGGTTTTTATATAGAACTAACAAATTAAATGATATCATCAAAGAAAATATTTAA
- a CDS encoding HEPN domain-containing protein, giving the protein MGAAIIQFKDSLELANSLKEIERKTYSANPKTKEQPFVKGLRGGAAVLMVASFEFFIKKLFEENISKLNTIPPTIDFSKLPDELQVKSVFHGIKRAMDGPSYEAKPPRVQRIQNILDASKLLINEHINPETFSETGSNPNSATVKEKFKEIGLINIFTIIKSDFETKWGLIVSVDFISDKLDEIVRTRHVVAHTADTLNITRSSQNEAIRFLKILAELLEKELEKHIKNLLVTAKK; this is encoded by the coding sequence ATGGGGGCAGCAATAATACAATTCAAGGATTCTCTTGAACTCGCAAACTCTTTAAAAGAAATTGAACGTAAAACTTATTCTGCCAATCCAAAAACAAAGGAACAGCCATTTGTAAAAGGTTTGAGGGGAGGAGCAGCTGTGTTGATGGTGGCTTCGTTCGAATTTTTTATAAAAAAACTATTTGAAGAAAATATTTCAAAATTGAATACTATTCCACCCACTATAGATTTTAGCAAACTCCCTGATGAACTGCAAGTCAAATCTGTATTTCATGGAATAAAAAGAGCAATGGATGGTCCATCATATGAAGCAAAACCACCGCGAGTGCAACGAATACAAAATATTTTAGATGCTAGTAAATTGTTAATTAATGAACATATAAATCCTGAAACCTTTTCAGAAACTGGTAGCAATCCGAACAGTGCAACAGTAAAAGAAAAATTTAAAGAAATTGGATTAATAAATATATTTACTATAATAAAAAGTGATTTTGAGACAAAGTGGGGACTTATTGTTTCTGTAGATTTTATTTCTGACAAACTAGATGAAATAGTTCGTACTCGTCATGTGGTTGCACACACAGCAGATACTTTAAATATTACTCGAAGTTCACAGAATGAAGCAATTAGATTTTTAAAGATCTTAGCAGAATTGCTCGAAAAAGAACTGGAAAAACACATCAAAAATTTACTTGTAACAGCAAAAAAGTAA
- a CDS encoding peptide deformylase, protein MKNLSILFIFFVSLMNAQKLTTSEISLINRGDVKTLLPIFQTTDSHQHTTLLDQSKEIDPTDPNTATLVSRMKESLLSTDGGVGIAAPQVGINRKVIWVQRFDKEGEPLEYFINPAITWKSELQNLGSEGDLSIPDFNGQFYRSQVIQLEYVDLKGQKYSEIVEGFTAVIFQHEIDHLFGILISDKKEKELNDEYIKVDAYKKSDSQMK, encoded by the coding sequence ATGAAAAACTTATCCATTCTCTTTATATTTTTTGTAAGTCTGATGAATGCCCAAAAACTGACTACAAGCGAAATTTCTCTCATTAATAGAGGTGATGTTAAAACCTTACTACCAATCTTTCAAACGACAGATTCTCATCAGCATACTACGTTATTAGATCAATCAAAAGAAATCGATCCTACCGATCCGAATACTGCAACATTAGTTTCAAGAATGAAAGAATCCCTTCTCTCAACTGATGGTGGAGTAGGAATCGCCGCACCACAAGTCGGAATCAACCGAAAAGTAATCTGGGTTCAACGTTTTGATAAAGAAGGCGAACCATTGGAATATTTTATTAATCCGGCCATTACATGGAAATCCGAACTTCAAAATCTCGGCAGTGAAGGTGATTTATCTATTCCTGATTTTAATGGACAATTTTACAGAAGTCAGGTCATTCAGTTAGAATATGTGGATTTGAAAGGTCAAAAATATTCAGAAATAGTGGAAGGTTTTACTGCCGTAATTTTCCAGCACGAGATCGACCATCTTTTTGGAATTTTAATTTCAGATAAAAAAGAAAAGGAACTAAATGATGAGTATATAAAAGTGGATGCTTATAAGAAAAGTGATTCACAAATGAAATAA
- a CDS encoding ChaN family lipoprotein produces the protein MKNLLLAILFVSFCSMNAQNFKAYQFYNQKGKEIKTDKLVKELAAYDVVFFGENHNSSINHWLQLKITEALLETKNGKITLGAEMFERDNQSQLNNYLSGKFDAKTLKDSARLWNNYVTDYKPLVDFAKDKKLKFIATNVPRKYASQTAKEGLESLNKLTEKEKSYIAQLTIKVTLETPGYPEMKKMMGDHAEGTKVMNFISAQAIKDATMAESILKNFEAGKTFIHYNGNFHSKEFGGIYWYIKQKNPNLKMAVISVFESENPELKVPKKDYIPTDFNLIIPADMTKTY, from the coding sequence ATGAAAAATTTACTTTTAGCCATATTGTTTGTTAGCTTTTGTTCGATGAATGCTCAAAACTTCAAAGCTTATCAGTTCTACAATCAAAAAGGAAAGGAAATAAAAACTGATAAATTAGTTAAAGAATTGGCAGCATATGATGTTGTTTTCTTCGGCGAAAATCATAACAGTTCAATCAATCATTGGCTTCAGTTAAAAATTACCGAAGCTTTGCTTGAAACTAAGAATGGGAAAATAACTTTAGGTGCCGAAATGTTTGAGCGAGACAATCAATCTCAGTTAAACAATTATTTAAGCGGAAAGTTTGATGCTAAAACTTTGAAAGATTCGGCTCGTCTCTGGAATAATTATGTAACAGATTACAAACCTTTAGTAGATTTTGCTAAAGATAAAAAACTGAAATTTATTGCGACAAATGTTCCTAGAAAATATGCTTCTCAAACAGCAAAAGAAGGTCTGGAATCTTTGAATAAACTGACTGAAAAAGAGAAGTCATATATTGCGCAACTTACCATCAAAGTAACATTAGAAACTCCCGGTTATCCTGAAATGAAAAAGATGATGGGCGATCATGCAGAAGGCACAAAAGTAATGAATTTCATTTCTGCTCAAGCGATAAAAGATGCAACAATGGCAGAATCTATCTTGAAAAATTTTGAAGCAGGAAAAACATTCATTCATTACAACGGAAACTTCCACAGCAAAGAATTTGGTGGAATTTACTGGTATATCAAACAGAAAAACCCAAATCTGAAAATGGCCGTGATCTCCGTCTTCGAATCTGAAAACCCCGAATTAAAAGTTCCCAAGAAAGATTATATACCAACAGATTTTAATCTGATTATTCCTGCGGATATGACGAAAACTTATTAA
- a CDS encoding alpha/beta fold hydrolase — MKYFKNAVIILLFSLVSSSFFSQIKPLDAMLTNYEYPFTVHFKTFNSQNQDLKMAYMDVKPKTANGKTIMLLHGKNFNGAYWEKTAKDLSDKGFRVIIPDQIGFGKSSKPQNYQFSFAQLSTNTKSILDYLKIEKVIVLGHSMGGMVATRFTLMYPETVEKLILENPIGLEDYKTLAKYQTIDEAYQSELKNTAETYKNYQLKFYYDNKWKEEYQPWLDLIAGWTLHKDYPKVAWNAALTSDIIFNQPVVYEFKNIKTLTLLIIGTRDRTAIAKDHAPKEIQPTMGQYQELGKKTQQQIAGSKLVELENVGHLPHIEVYNQFWNALYDFIK; from the coding sequence ATGAAATATTTTAAAAATGCTGTAATAATACTTTTGTTTTCGCTGGTATCAAGTAGTTTTTTTTCTCAAATAAAACCTTTGGATGCCATGCTTACTAATTATGAATATCCGTTTACAGTTCATTTTAAAACCTTTAATTCTCAGAATCAGGATCTTAAAATGGCATATATGGATGTGAAGCCCAAAACTGCAAATGGGAAAACGATCATGCTTCTTCATGGGAAAAATTTTAATGGAGCGTATTGGGAAAAAACTGCTAAAGATTTGTCTGATAAAGGTTTTCGGGTAATTATTCCGGATCAGATTGGTTTTGGAAAATCATCCAAACCTCAAAATTATCAGTTTTCGTTTGCACAATTGTCTACTAACACAAAATCAATTTTGGACTATTTGAAAATTGAAAAAGTGATCGTCTTAGGACATTCAATGGGCGGAATGGTAGCGACGAGATTTACTCTGATGTATCCTGAAACTGTTGAGAAATTAATTCTTGAAAATCCTATCGGGCTGGAAGATTACAAAACTTTGGCAAAATATCAAACCATTGATGAAGCTTACCAATCTGAATTAAAAAATACAGCAGAAACCTACAAAAATTATCAGCTTAAATTTTATTACGACAACAAGTGGAAAGAAGAATATCAGCCATGGCTTGATTTAATTGCAGGGTGGACTTTACACAAAGATTATCCGAAAGTTGCCTGGAATGCAGCTTTGACGAGTGATATAATATTCAACCAACCTGTTGTTTATGAATTTAAAAATATAAAAACTCTAACATTATTAATCATCGGAACCAGAGACCGTACTGCTATCGCAAAAGATCATGCACCAAAAGAAATTCAGCCAACGATGGGACAATATCAGGAATTGGGAAAGAAAACCCAACAGCAAATTGCCGGTTCAAAATTGGTTGAATTAGAAAATGTAGGACATCTTCCTCACATCGAAGTTTATAATCAATTCTGGAATGCGTTGTATGATTTTATTAAATAA